The Streptomyces seoulensis genome contains a region encoding:
- the nucS gene encoding endonuclease NucS, with amino-acid sequence MRLVIARCSVDYAGRLTAHLPSAPRLILVKADGSVSIHADDRAYKPLNWMSPPCTLKEGTGDEAGVWTVINKAGEKLIITMEEILHDSSHELGVDPGLIKDGVEAHLQELLADRIETLGEGYTLIRREYMTAIGPVDILCRDADGGTVAVEIKRRGEIDGVEQLTRYLELLNRDPHLAPVRGVFAAQEIKPQARVLATDRGINCQVLDYNAMRGIEDDKLRLF; translated from the coding sequence ATGCGTCTCGTCATTGCCCGGTGCTCGGTCGACTACGCCGGCCGGCTCACCGCCCACCTGCCCTCGGCCCCCCGCCTGATCCTGGTCAAGGCGGACGGCAGCGTCTCCATCCACGCGGACGACCGGGCCTACAAGCCCCTCAACTGGATGTCGCCGCCCTGCACACTCAAGGAGGGCACGGGTGACGAGGCGGGTGTGTGGACCGTCATCAACAAAGCGGGCGAGAAACTGATCATCACGATGGAGGAGATCCTCCACGACTCCTCGCACGAACTGGGGGTGGACCCCGGTCTGATCAAGGACGGCGTGGAAGCACACCTTCAGGAGCTGCTCGCCGACCGCATCGAGACGCTCGGCGAGGGCTACACCCTCATCCGCCGCGAGTACATGACCGCGATCGGCCCGGTCGACATCCTGTGCCGGGACGCGGACGGCGGCACGGTCGCCGTCGAGATCAAGCGGCGCGGTGAGATCGACGGCGTGGAGCAGCTCACCCGTTACCTGGAGCTGCTCAACCGCGATCCGCACCTCGCCCCGGTGCGCGGGGTGTTCGCGGCCCAGGAGATCAAGCCCCAGGCCCGCGTACTGGCCACGGACCGGGGCATCAACTGCCAGGTCCTCGACTACAACGCGATGCGCGGCATCGAGGACGACAAGCTCCGCCTGTTCTGA
- a CDS encoding sensor histidine kinase, whose amino-acid sequence MRLSTRVGLAVGCTVPLLVLASGWLLTHLVARDLHRAGDQHLRQRAAAIAPDARALLRASAGNRPRAADLRERQLFSAALDVGVRVQGPDGVFSGGPQPGPSARLPERAAGPVTVRDGARSWRGLARPVRGGTLWVFAPDTADRAQVLLVRRRVVFTALLAAPASGVLAWALAGGVSAPLRRLTRRTAGLDPRTSGVRLEPERTGVTEVDELSSTLRTVLARYDEQAARTAEALDTARSFSSAAAHELRTPLMSMGTNLDVLGLPGLPDADRDEALADLRLEHARLQHLLVMLRELGRGDLVEAETFDAVDLADLADTAVAEVRRRDRGADIALDAETGLTVPGWEPGLRLLLDNLLANALAHGRDPAGAARIRVEVRRAGQEALVVVADQGPGIPPESRQRLFERFQRGPDSTGSGLGLTLVAQQAALHRGTVGVTDGPHGAGARFEVRLPLDGTGMPGRRDWLIGTAASGGPAAGTNRSQSFPKDAS is encoded by the coding sequence ATGAGGCTCTCCACCCGTGTCGGCCTCGCCGTCGGCTGCACCGTCCCGCTGCTGGTGCTGGCCTCCGGCTGGCTGCTGACGCACCTGGTCGCGCGCGACCTGCACCGGGCCGGCGACCAGCATCTGCGCCAACGCGCCGCCGCCATCGCCCCGGACGCCCGCGCCCTGCTGCGCGCCTCGGCGGGCAACCGCCCCAGGGCCGCCGACCTGCGCGAGCGGCAACTGTTCAGCGCCGCCCTCGACGTCGGCGTACGCGTCCAGGGGCCGGACGGCGTCTTCAGCGGCGGTCCCCAGCCCGGCCCCTCGGCGCGGCTGCCCGAGCGGGCCGCCGGGCCGGTCACCGTCCGCGACGGCGCCCGGAGCTGGCGCGGGCTGGCCCGGCCGGTGCGCGGCGGCACCCTGTGGGTCTTCGCCCCCGACACCGCCGACCGGGCCCAGGTGCTGCTGGTGCGGCGCCGGGTGGTGTTCACCGCGCTGCTGGCCGCGCCCGCCTCCGGTGTGCTCGCCTGGGCGCTGGCAGGCGGCGTGAGCGCCCCGCTGCGCCGCCTCACCCGGCGCACCGCCGGTCTCGACCCGCGCACCAGCGGCGTGCGGCTGGAACCGGAGCGGACCGGCGTCACCGAGGTCGACGAACTCAGCTCCACCCTGCGCACCGTCCTCGCCCGCTACGACGAACAGGCCGCGCGCACCGCCGAGGCGCTCGACACCGCCCGTTCCTTCTCCTCGGCCGCCGCGCACGAACTGCGCACCCCGCTGATGAGCATGGGCACCAACCTCGACGTCCTCGGCCTTCCCGGCCTGCCCGACGCGGACCGGGACGAGGCACTGGCCGACCTGCGCCTCGAACACGCCCGGCTGCAGCACCTGCTGGTGATGCTCCGGGAGCTGGGGCGCGGCGACCTGGTGGAGGCCGAGACCTTCGACGCCGTGGACCTGGCGGACCTCGCGGACACCGCCGTGGCCGAGGTACGGCGCCGGGACCGGGGCGCCGACATCGCCCTGGACGCGGAAACGGGGCTCACCGTGCCCGGCTGGGAGCCGGGGCTGCGGCTGCTGCTGGACAACCTGCTGGCCAACGCGCTCGCCCACGGCCGCGATCCGGCGGGCGCCGCGCGGATACGGGTGGAGGTGCGGCGGGCCGGTCAGGAGGCGCTCGTCGTGGTGGCCGACCAGGGGCCCGGCATACCGCCCGAGTCCCGGCAGCGGCTCTTCGAGCGGTTCCAGCGGGGCCCGGACAGCACCGGCTCCGGCCTCGGACTCACGCTCGTCGCCCAGCAGGCGGCGCTGCACCGGGGCACCGTCGGCGTCACCGACGGCCCGCACGGCGCCGGTGCCCGCTTCGAGGTGCGCCTGCCGCTGGACGGCACCGGCATGCCGGGACGGCGGGACTGGCTGATCGGCACCGCGGCGTCCGGCGGGCCCGCGGCCGGGACGAACCGGTCACAGAGTTTCCCCAAAGACGCCTCCTAG
- a CDS encoding STAS domain-containing protein, giving the protein MHIRGDHAELVVGGRLDVRSAADARTALHAALDAGIGDLVLDLSELDSWDATGLGVIMGAHRRAGRCGRRLVLRRVPAQMQRLLVATRLHRILAIEGGVGVESLPRV; this is encoded by the coding sequence ATGCACATCAGGGGCGACCACGCCGAGCTGGTCGTCGGGGGCCGCCTCGACGTCCGCAGCGCGGCGGACGCCCGTACGGCCCTGCACGCGGCGCTCGACGCCGGGATCGGTGATCTGGTGCTCGACCTGTCCGAACTGGACTCCTGGGACGCCACCGGGCTCGGCGTCATCATGGGCGCCCACCGGCGCGCGGGCCGCTGCGGCCGCCGCCTGGTGCTGCGCCGGGTGCCGGCGCAGATGCAGCGCCTGCTCGTCGCCACCCGGCTGCACCGCATCCTCGCCATCGAGGGCGGAGTGGGCGTGGAGTCGCTGCCCCGCGTGTGA
- a CDS encoding 3-hydroxyacyl-CoA dehydrogenase family protein produces MAGKLAVIGAGLMGSGIAQVAAQAGWDVVLRDVTDEALKRGLDGIRASYDKFVAKGKLDAADAEAALARITPTTELEAVADADIVVEAVFEKLEVKHEIFRALDKIVRPDAVLASNTSAIPITKIAAATEHPERVVGVHFFSPVPMMRLVELVRGYKTSDEALATAREFAESVGKTCIVVNRDVAGFVTTRLISALVVEATKLYESGVATAEDIDLACKLGFGHAMGPLATADLTGVDILLHATGNIYTESQDEKFAPPELMRRMVDAGDIGRKSGQGFYTY; encoded by the coding sequence GTGGCAGGGAAGCTCGCCGTCATCGGGGCCGGTCTCATGGGGTCCGGCATCGCCCAGGTCGCCGCGCAGGCGGGCTGGGACGTGGTCCTGCGCGACGTCACCGACGAGGCGCTCAAGCGGGGTCTCGACGGCATCCGTGCCTCGTACGACAAGTTCGTCGCCAAGGGCAAGCTGGACGCGGCCGACGCCGAGGCCGCCCTCGCCCGGATCACCCCGACCACCGAGCTGGAAGCGGTCGCCGACGCCGACATCGTGGTGGAGGCGGTCTTCGAGAAGCTGGAGGTCAAGCACGAGATCTTCCGCGCGCTCGACAAGATCGTGCGCCCGGACGCCGTGCTCGCCTCCAACACCTCCGCCATCCCGATCACCAAGATCGCGGCCGCCACCGAGCACCCCGAGCGCGTGGTCGGCGTGCACTTCTTCTCGCCGGTGCCGATGATGCGGCTGGTCGAGCTGGTCCGGGGCTACAAGACGAGCGACGAAGCCCTCGCCACCGCGCGGGAGTTCGCCGAGTCGGTCGGCAAGACCTGCATCGTCGTCAACCGCGACGTCGCCGGGTTCGTCACCACCCGCCTGATCTCCGCCCTCGTGGTCGAGGCCACCAAGCTCTACGAGTCCGGCGTGGCCACCGCCGAGGACATCGACCTCGCCTGCAAGCTCGGCTTCGGGCACGCGATGGGCCCGCTGGCCACCGCCGACCTGACCGGTGTCGACATCCTGCTGCACGCCACCGGCAACATCTACACCGAGAGCCAGGACGAGAAGTTCGCCCCGCCGGAGCTGATGCGCCGGATGGTGGACGCCGGTGACATCGGCCGCAAGAGCGGGCAGGGCTTCTACACGTACTGA
- a CDS encoding cob(I)yrinic acid a,c-diamide adenosyltransferase: MVNLTRIYTRTGDQGTTALGDMSRTAKTDLRISAYADANEANAVIGTAVALGGLAEEVVTVLTRVQNDLFDVGADLSTPVVQAPAYPPLRVEQFYVDRLEADCDRFNERLEKLRSFILPGGTPGAALLHQACTVVRRAERSTWAALEAHGETMNPLTATYLNRLSDLLFILARTANKETGDVLWVPGGER, translated from the coding sequence ATGGTCAATCTGACGCGCATCTACACCAGGACCGGCGACCAGGGCACCACCGCCCTCGGCGACATGAGCCGGACCGCCAAGACCGACCTGAGGATCTCCGCGTACGCGGACGCCAACGAGGCGAACGCGGTGATCGGCACCGCCGTCGCGCTGGGCGGGCTGGCGGAGGAGGTCGTCACGGTGCTCACCCGGGTGCAGAACGACCTGTTCGACGTGGGCGCCGATCTGTCCACCCCGGTGGTCCAGGCCCCGGCGTATCCCCCGCTGCGGGTCGAGCAGTTCTACGTGGACCGTCTGGAGGCGGACTGCGACCGGTTCAACGAGCGGCTGGAGAAGCTGCGTTCGTTCATCCTGCCCGGCGGCACCCCCGGCGCGGCCCTGCTGCACCAGGCGTGCACGGTGGTCCGCCGGGCCGAACGCTCCACCTGGGCCGCGCTGGAGGCGCACGGCGAGACGATGAACCCGCTCACCGCGACCTACCTCAACCGCCTCTCCGACCTCCTGTTCATCCTGGCCCGCACGGCGAACAAGGAGACCGGGGACGTGCTGTGGGTGCCGGGCGGGGAGCGCTAG
- a CDS encoding LLM class flavin-dependent oxidoreductase has translation MRVGSFVLAARYPGQGAGEALHRAVRSAEVADEAGLDTVWLAEHHFVPYGTCPSAVTLAGLLLGRTRRVRVGTAVSVLPTAHPVALGEQAALLHVTSGGRFTLGVGRGGPWVDLEVFGAGLGAYEHGFPESLDLLLRWLREPSVGASGERYSFREVPVVPRPADALTESPGPEVVVACTSPASVRLAAERGLPMLLGMHVGDEEKAEMVALWRRHARESGRAPEEIAAAGHVSAGVCQLADRRGDAVETLLKAMPGWLKQGLEAHVTVDGRARAMRDPYAYTELLCGLHPVGTPRLAADRLAATAERTGISRFALLVEGSGDLDATEENLRRLGAEVLPQLR, from the coding sequence ATGCGCGTAGGAAGTTTTGTGCTGGCGGCGCGGTATCCGGGTCAGGGCGCCGGAGAGGCCCTGCACCGGGCGGTGCGCTCGGCGGAGGTCGCCGACGAGGCCGGTCTGGACACCGTGTGGCTGGCCGAACACCACTTCGTGCCGTACGGCACCTGTCCGTCGGCCGTCACCCTGGCCGGGCTGCTGCTGGGCCGCACCCGTCGCGTCCGGGTCGGCACGGCGGTCAGCGTGCTGCCCACCGCCCATCCGGTGGCCCTCGGCGAGCAGGCCGCGCTGCTCCACGTCACGAGCGGCGGCCGGTTCACCTTGGGCGTGGGCCGCGGCGGCCCCTGGGTGGACCTGGAGGTGTTCGGCGCCGGACTCGGGGCGTACGAGCACGGCTTCCCGGAGTCGCTGGACCTGCTGCTGCGCTGGCTGCGCGAGCCCTCGGTCGGCGCCTCGGGCGAGCGGTACTCCTTCCGCGAGGTGCCGGTGGTGCCGCGCCCGGCGGACGCGCTGACCGAGTCGCCGGGGCCCGAGGTGGTGGTGGCGTGCACCTCGCCGGCGAGCGTGCGGCTGGCGGCGGAGCGGGGCCTGCCGATGCTGCTGGGCATGCACGTCGGGGACGAGGAGAAGGCCGAGATGGTCGCCCTGTGGCGGCGCCACGCGCGCGAATCGGGCCGGGCGCCCGAGGAGATCGCGGCGGCCGGCCATGTCTCGGCCGGGGTCTGCCAGCTCGCGGACCGCCGCGGCGACGCCGTCGAGACGCTGCTGAAGGCGATGCCAGGCTGGCTGAAACAGGGCCTTGAGGCCCATGTGACGGTGGACGGCCGGGCGCGCGCGATGCGCGACCCGTACGCCTACACCGAACTGCTCTGCGGGCTGCACCCGGTGGGTACGCCCCGGCTGGCCGCCGACCGTCTCGCGGCCACCGCGGAGCGCACCGGGATCTCCCGCTTCGCCCTGCTGGTCGAGGGCTCCGGCGATCTGGACGCGACGGAGGAGAATCTGCGGCGCCTGGGCGCCGAGGTCCTGCCCCAGTTGCGCTGA
- a CDS encoding response regulator transcription factor, with protein MGDSRSSGTVLVVDDDAAIRRSLERGLRLNGFTVRTAADGTGALAAIGQEPPDVLVLDVSMPGLSGIQVCTRLRAEGRELPVLMLSALDESADRIAGLQAGGDDYLVKPFALQELVLRLRALLRRSPPTGREVLREAGIEIDPGARTALRDGRVLDLTRREFQLLEVLMRNAGLVLTRDQLLERVWGYDFEVRTDAVDTFVSYLRRKLEADGAPRLVHTVRGVGFVFRDAS; from the coding sequence ATGGGTGACTCGCGGAGTTCCGGAACTGTCCTGGTCGTGGACGACGACGCGGCGATCCGCCGCTCCCTGGAGCGTGGCCTCAGGCTGAACGGCTTCACGGTGCGCACCGCCGCCGACGGCACCGGGGCGCTCGCCGCCATCGGGCAGGAGCCGCCGGACGTGCTGGTGCTCGACGTGTCGATGCCCGGCCTCAGCGGCATCCAGGTGTGCACCCGGCTCCGTGCCGAGGGCCGCGAGCTGCCCGTGCTGATGCTCTCCGCGCTGGACGAGAGCGCCGACCGGATCGCCGGGCTCCAGGCGGGCGGCGACGACTACCTCGTCAAGCCCTTCGCCCTCCAGGAACTCGTACTCCGGCTCCGCGCCCTGCTGCGCCGCAGCCCGCCCACCGGGCGCGAGGTGCTGCGCGAGGCCGGGATCGAGATCGACCCCGGCGCCCGCACCGCCCTGCGCGACGGACGCGTACTCGACCTGACCCGGCGCGAGTTCCAGCTCCTGGAGGTGCTGATGCGCAACGCCGGGCTCGTCCTCACCCGCGATCAGCTCCTCGAACGCGTCTGGGGCTACGACTTCGAGGTGCGCACCGACGCCGTCGACACCTTCGTCAGCTATCTGCGCCGGAAACTGGAGGCCGACGGAGCCCCCCGGCTGGTCCACACCGTGCGCGGGGTCGGCTTCGTGTTCCGGGACGCGTCATGA
- a CDS encoding SCO5389 family protein produces the protein MSLDVSPALLEQAERGEVDEAEFVDCVRTSLPYAWEMISSLVARLKVDGGEFADNQTPPPDEQARGQLLRALASDAIRGALQRHFGVRLAFQNCHRLAVFPLDPAVDERLARFTSVRGQLLNQSPELRDC, from the coding sequence ATGTCGCTCGACGTCTCACCGGCCCTACTCGAACAGGCCGAGCGAGGCGAGGTCGACGAAGCAGAATTCGTCGACTGCGTCCGGACCTCCCTGCCCTACGCGTGGGAGATGATCAGCTCCCTGGTGGCCCGGCTGAAGGTGGACGGCGGAGAGTTCGCCGACAACCAGACGCCGCCGCCGGACGAGCAGGCGCGCGGCCAACTGCTGCGCGCACTCGCCAGCGACGCCATACGCGGTGCGCTCCAGCGCCACTTCGGCGTACGCCTGGCCTTCCAGAACTGCCACCGGCTGGCGGTGTTCCCGCTGGACCCCGCGGTGGACGAGAGGCTGGCCCGCTTCACCTCGGTGCGCGGCCAGTTGCTCAACCAGTCCCCGGAACTGCGGGACTGCTGA
- a CDS encoding glycoside hydrolase family 18 chitinase yields the protein MRFRHRVAAGAVTLLLPLAGLVGLAAPAQAATNVTATYVKSQDWGSGFEGKWTVKNTGTTAISSWTIEWDFPSGTSVSSAWDADVTSSGTHWTAKNKSYNGSVAPGSSISFAFNGAGTGSPANCKLNGDSCDGTTVPGDAAPSAPGKPTASAVTDTSVKLSWSAATDDKGVKNYDVLRDGAKVATVTTTSYSDTGLSAGTDYSYSVRARDTADQTGPASGSTAVRTTGGGTNPPPATGDKVKLGYFTEWGIYGRNYNVKNIVTSGSASKITHINYAFGNVTGGKCAIGDSYADYDKAFTADQSVSGAADTWDQPLRGNFNQLRQLKAKYPNIKVLWSFGGWTWSGGFGEAAKNPAAFAQSCYDLVEDPRWADVFDGIDIDWEYPNACGLSCDTSGSAAFKNVASALRSKFGANYLVTAAVTADGSNGGKIEAADYAGAAQSMNWFNVMSYDFFGAFDAQGPTAPHSPLTSYSGIPKAGFNTADAMAKFKAVGVPANKLLIGIGFYGRGWTGVTQDAPGGTATGAAPGTYEAGIEDYKVLKGSCPVTGTVAGTAYAHCGSNWWSYDTPSTITGKMSWAKNQGLGGAFFWDFTGDTSNGELVTALSNGLS from the coding sequence ATGCGCTTCAGACACAGAGTCGCGGCGGGTGCCGTGACCCTGCTGCTCCCCCTGGCCGGCCTCGTCGGCCTCGCCGCCCCCGCCCAGGCCGCCACGAACGTCACCGCGACCTACGTGAAGTCCCAGGACTGGGGCAGCGGCTTCGAAGGCAAGTGGACCGTCAAGAACACCGGCACCACGGCCATCAGCTCCTGGACGATCGAGTGGGACTTCCCCTCGGGCACGTCCGTCTCCTCCGCCTGGGACGCCGACGTCACCTCCTCCGGCACCCACTGGACGGCGAAGAACAAGTCGTACAACGGCTCGGTGGCCCCCGGCTCCTCCATCTCCTTCGCCTTCAACGGCGCGGGCACCGGCTCACCGGCCAACTGCAAGCTCAACGGCGACAGTTGCGACGGCACCACGGTCCCCGGCGACGCGGCGCCCTCCGCCCCCGGCAAGCCCACCGCCTCGGCCGTGACCGACACCTCGGTCAAGCTGAGCTGGTCGGCCGCCACCGACGACAAGGGCGTCAAGAACTACGACGTGCTGCGCGACGGCGCCAAGGTCGCCACCGTCACCACCACCTCGTACTCGGACACCGGCCTGAGCGCCGGTACCGACTACTCCTACAGCGTGCGCGCCCGTGACACCGCCGACCAGACCGGTCCGGCCAGCGGCTCGACGGCCGTGCGCACCACCGGCGGCGGCACCAACCCGCCGCCCGCCACCGGCGACAAGGTCAAGCTCGGCTACTTCACCGAGTGGGGCATCTACGGCCGGAACTACAACGTCAAGAACATCGTGACGTCCGGCTCCGCCTCCAAGATCACGCACATCAACTACGCCTTCGGCAACGTCACCGGCGGCAAGTGCGCGATCGGCGACTCCTACGCCGACTACGACAAGGCGTTCACCGCCGACCAGTCCGTCAGCGGTGCCGCCGACACCTGGGACCAGCCGCTGCGCGGCAACTTCAACCAGCTCCGCCAGCTCAAGGCCAAGTACCCGAACATCAAGGTGCTGTGGTCCTTCGGCGGCTGGACCTGGTCCGGCGGCTTCGGCGAGGCGGCGAAGAACCCGGCCGCGTTCGCCCAGTCCTGCTACGACCTGGTGGAGGACCCGCGCTGGGCCGATGTCTTCGACGGCATCGACATCGACTGGGAGTACCCCAACGCCTGCGGCCTGTCCTGCGACACCAGCGGCTCGGCGGCCTTCAAGAACGTGGCGTCCGCGCTGCGCTCCAAGTTCGGCGCCAACTACCTGGTCACCGCGGCCGTCACCGCGGACGGCTCCAACGGCGGCAAGATCGAGGCCGCCGACTACGCGGGCGCCGCGCAGTCGATGAACTGGTTCAACGTCATGTCGTACGACTTCTTCGGCGCCTTCGACGCCCAGGGTCCGACCGCCCCGCACTCCCCGCTCACCTCGTACAGCGGCATCCCGAAGGCGGGCTTCAACACCGCCGACGCGATGGCCAAGTTCAAGGCGGTCGGCGTCCCGGCGAACAAGCTGCTCATCGGCATCGGCTTCTACGGCCGCGGCTGGACCGGCGTCACCCAGGACGCCCCCGGCGGCACCGCCACGGGCGCCGCTCCGGGCACCTACGAGGCGGGCATCGAGGACTACAAGGTGCTCAAGGGCTCCTGCCCGGTCACCGGCACCGTCGCGGGCACCGCGTACGCCCACTGCGGCAGCAACTGGTGGTCGTACGACACCCCGTCGACCATCACGGGCAAGATGAGCTGGGCCAAGAACCAGGGCCTGGGCGGCGCGTTCTTCTGGGACTTCACCGGGGACACCAGCAACGGTGAACTGGTGACGGCCCTCAGCAACGGCCTGTCGTAG
- a CDS encoding ATP-binding protein — MDPILPGTEDHGQAPSRRPPRDPLTADFAPSGPVPARTTRLVCGDFLLTVNPVDGGEIEPCPPHQRPDSPTRRDAAGRAEYERAALPPAPPGLRLPDTELLERQEIRERLVRLLTRGRTVRLTGPGGSGRTALLDLVAEDGADLAPDGVVRLDGLNRTPDDLLRDLFHTVHDAPRHRLQPDELRDAVEKIGAVVVVDDLEHGGAALAELLDAAPECAFLLAATPDAPAPTAASDVEEVALPGLDRAAGVEILEQSVGRPLTEEEAVWAGDLWFESEGLPLRFVQAGALLRQREQLRASGGVVDEYGVFEDVRAPADAVLDGPLEEEEAEEVPLPSLAEAAAPAPLLASRLGTSARAALRIAVALDGELPHPAHLPALVGDTHADAALGELLGCGLVSPAGPRYRLAAGVRAQLEAAGYDEDAPAQALTAARHYAWWAAHPSVTPERVCAEADAVLAALEAVVPGTEPVAEDEGEQACAVRLAHAASAAFAAGLHWTAWEQALHAGSEAARLAQDTAERAYFHHELGILALVNGELDRARAELEASHGLRTALADKRGTVAGRRALALVADRTGDLPGLAALMAEEPPAARTAPLTPVPAAHPAPYGFGDETVVARRSGAAGERSGVRATARRNLVAAGSGALLVAVLGTVVTLGMTSDEGAGRNPASDVGGNPSATQDLDDGTLGAVPRKDEPAPARAATSHPVTPGPDGTPGTSDDPEPSTTAGTPTAEPTGTKGTGGGRTSATPTHRGSSTPSGKPTQSGKPTAPTSPGPSEPTDEPTDTETPTGGPTAPSTTSTSAGGPADGGTASSSEDATESGSAEPPVI, encoded by the coding sequence ATGGACCCGATACTTCCGGGAACCGAGGACCACGGTCAGGCACCGAGCCGCCGTCCGCCGCGGGACCCCCTCACCGCCGACTTCGCCCCGAGCGGCCCCGTGCCCGCCCGCACCACCCGGCTCGTCTGCGGGGACTTCCTGCTGACCGTCAACCCCGTCGACGGCGGCGAGATAGAACCCTGCCCTCCGCACCAGCGGCCGGACAGCCCCACCAGGCGCGATGCCGCCGGCCGTGCCGAGTACGAGCGGGCCGCCCTGCCGCCCGCCCCGCCCGGACTCCGGCTCCCCGACACCGAACTGCTGGAGCGCCAGGAGATACGCGAGCGCCTGGTCCGGCTGCTCACCCGGGGCCGCACCGTCCGCCTCACCGGCCCCGGCGGTTCCGGCCGCACCGCCCTGCTCGACCTCGTCGCCGAGGACGGCGCCGACCTCGCCCCCGACGGGGTGGTCCGGCTCGACGGCCTCAACCGCACCCCCGACGACCTGCTGCGCGACCTCTTCCACACCGTCCACGACGCCCCCCGCCACCGGCTCCAGCCGGACGAACTGCGCGACGCGGTCGAAAAGATCGGCGCGGTCGTCGTCGTGGACGACCTGGAGCACGGCGGCGCCGCCCTGGCCGAACTCCTCGACGCCGCCCCCGAGTGCGCGTTCCTCCTCGCCGCCACCCCGGACGCCCCCGCCCCCACCGCCGCCAGTGACGTCGAGGAGGTCGCTCTCCCCGGCCTCGACCGCGCGGCCGGGGTGGAGATCCTGGAGCAGTCGGTGGGCCGCCCCCTCACCGAGGAGGAGGCCGTCTGGGCCGGGGACCTCTGGTTCGAGTCCGAGGGCCTGCCGCTGCGCTTCGTCCAGGCCGGCGCCCTGCTCCGCCAGCGCGAACAACTGCGCGCCAGCGGCGGTGTCGTCGACGAGTACGGCGTCTTCGAGGACGTACGCGCCCCCGCCGACGCGGTGCTCGACGGTCCGCTGGAGGAAGAGGAGGCCGAGGAGGTGCCGCTGCCCTCCCTCGCCGAGGCCGCCGCGCCCGCCCCGCTGCTCGCCTCCCGGCTCGGCACCTCCGCCCGCGCCGCCCTGCGCATCGCCGTGGCCCTCGACGGCGAGCTGCCGCACCCGGCGCACCTGCCCGCCCTGGTCGGCGACACCCACGCCGACGCCGCGCTCGGCGAACTCCTCGGCTGCGGCCTGGTCTCCCCGGCCGGCCCCCGCTACCGCCTCGCCGCCGGGGTGCGCGCCCAACTGGAGGCCGCCGGATACGACGAGGACGCCCCCGCCCAGGCCCTCACCGCCGCCCGGCACTACGCCTGGTGGGCCGCCCACCCCTCGGTCACCCCGGAGCGGGTGTGCGCCGAGGCCGACGCGGTGCTGGCCGCGCTGGAGGCCGTCGTCCCCGGCACCGAACCCGTCGCCGAGGACGAGGGCGAGCAGGCGTGCGCGGTCCGGCTCGCCCACGCCGCCTCCGCCGCCTTCGCGGCCGGACTGCACTGGACCGCGTGGGAACAGGCGCTGCACGCCGGGTCCGAGGCCGCCCGCCTGGCCCAGGACACCGCCGAACGGGCCTACTTCCACCACGAGCTGGGCATCCTCGCGCTGGTCAACGGCGAACTGGACCGGGCGCGGGCCGAGCTGGAGGCGTCCCACGGGCTGCGTACCGCGCTCGCGGACAAGCGGGGCACCGTCGCGGGCCGCCGCGCCCTCGCCCTGGTCGCCGACCGCACGGGTGATCTGCCCGGCCTCGCCGCGCTGATGGCCGAGGAGCCCCCGGCGGCCCGCACGGCACCGCTCACCCCGGTCCCGGCCGCCCACCCGGCTCCCTACGGCTTCGGGGACGAGACCGTCGTCGCCCGGCGGTCCGGGGCGGCGGGGGAGCGGAGCGGGGTGCGGGCCACGGCCCGGCGCAACCTGGTGGCCGCCGGGTCCGGCGCGCTGCTGGTCGCCGTGCTCGGCACCGTCGTCACCCTCGGCATGACCTCCGACGAGGGCGCCGGGCGCAACCCGGCGAGCGATGTGGGGGGCAACCCGTCCGCGACGCAGGACCTGGACGACGGTACGCTGGGCGCCGTCCCGAGGAAGGACGAACCGGCGCCCGCCCGCGCCGCCACCAGCCACCCGGTCACCCCCGGCCCGGACGGCACCCCCGGCACCTCGGACGACCCCGAGCCGTCCACGACCGCCGGGACGCCGACCGCCGAGCCGACGGGCACGAAGGGGACGGGCGGCGGCAGGACGTCCGCGACGCCGACGCACAGGGGGTCCAGCACACCGTCGGGGAAGCCCACCCAGTCGGGCAAGCCCACCGCGCCGACGTCGCCCGGGCCCAGCGAGCCGACGGATGAGCCGACCGACACGGAGACGCCCACCGGCGGCCCCACCGCGCCCTCGACGACCTCGACCTCGGCCGGCGGACCGGCCGACGGCGGCACGGCGTCCTCGTCCGAGGACGCGACGGAGAGCGGCAGCGCCGAGCCGCCGGTGATCTGA